One stretch of Tepiditoga spiralis DNA includes these proteins:
- a CDS encoding Ig-like domain-containing protein, which translates to MKKIFLFILLFSFLFIFTGCFLDDKEPPKFIQMPELLNPIPEKAGDTLQVKLNVVDDTKITKIEFFKSGETTPFFTKIYDKSTIRDEILSSLMPYGETYYDVLIKVTDSSGNSSYRNLNKKFRTPDKSSPEILNVNLTQNLDKGINDYTLTSNINDIGSGLKQIRVFVDNATYNIQISDTKPTGVENYYYYTEKTGYSYSGLLNLELNSVGYGKHTIKIEAYDNTGKRTVSTREFMISPTSDTDLPVIEVNYPPYVEPGENYQITISASDASYIQKVKLNEMNFPISPSQPIVNKTITLKAPTEPTKKTFTAYAEDLFGKESSTKFDVFIAVNTPPVIKSFSIDTDNPSQDAPVTASFDIVDDIGLSTVRLYVDSTKIAEFGQESFQNNGRTLTKTATWTKASKGKHVMKLEVYDLHNKKSESSINIQTKDNTAPIISEVYIETLVGGNDTKKREIHSQPTFGVAFGDKIRFYANVSDAESDVKEVEFKVDGQNITTVRSTIRPNIFYSDELFDAAPTLASTILSIDVSATNTENIGTTITGNTLIIQDSVQEVYQPKIDSLIVNPILANLYDSVESRAEFADDGKLDEVKLEIKKIKSDGSIVSISDGVKPYTLDYPQGKTATLNVKWTATPAGTYVAIATAKNSLGITSTKNATFTVSGISLDIVNPADGKVFNLDDENTPINYEVKTMIGIQGTVTIIFDSDKDGDFSTNPATMTQIALSNPSLEFLSEYNTTVNKYTGQLLTTNSAVFPEPGRYRFRVDVESTEDKTIHSSSYTDITLRDMKLPVLEYLKIKSDGLTENFPDTQEVSSNGEKFYSGLDFSGNTNNTDIIFNLRVSDDGSINSVELKYDNETVALNKVESLGREDEYQGVLDKTKVKKGSKVINVTIMDSAQPNSNKVDYSFNMVGIELNKPTIESYDMALSGNSTSLTISKDDGATHEVPTGEGFNVTFSNTKLTDDTAVGRFKMILEDQFGNQTLIKQWDAAIDYPEVTEQNANTVFGSDLITSWNVPSDPGNYTILLEVDDKWYVETEGTSLKSYTEKLNRNVNDSNKILERIPITVIDYTPPAIELEVVGENTPDNIEMIKNTFAVSANIQDKYDEIKRETIVVKLQLADGTVKTFTPSTSKEGEKYITAAMTLNSSDIDGPGKLWIEFDTLKTKMHVVSKKIQVIVDQLPPQINEVTVEPRDSGNPSLGTIIVAHVGPDTVKEYDIKEVKMDLYSNGNLVNSFTAQHAGDVYFAETGDLASGDYTVKVKVTDYAGNVVNSTDKTITIEKEAPTLGNNWTHTGRQENKMAYKGADINNFSFTASDNDKLYQIIAGITKKGETDYKYYYQVNPDSKTANILESNLKENGSSYDLNSNLTDGDHVNIFITLVDNSSNGKTYKGYIYKDDTAPQAPILTNPTAAEIISENNVGDEKIVVDVTDNVGVRECQIVSLKDAADTVNIVENEQMQEGTGATDWVYTLSNLQSGLEDIFNLTVQATDLAGNAVNGVLKLKIDTKSPIINDFNIDATVPKSDDVYYVNAANTSKNFNWDITESNLNSVQILSDGIPHTVPASNVGNEAISQLISDIRLSEGTHSMRVKAIDKSSHESDSNTGKLTMVYDLTDPYLAEVKAMRSLTSTESTDIISADEVGKRISLSEDTIALKILFTETNFKYSTSNVVIKFGDDGATADATSDKINYSEVSDGGYKAIEVSSLDLSDGNDKQLDIEITDLAGNKVTKTLYIKK; encoded by the coding sequence TTGAAAAAAATATTTTTATTTATTCTTTTATTTAGTTTTTTATTCATTTTTACAGGTTGTTTTTTAGATGATAAAGAACCACCAAAGTTTATTCAAATGCCAGAGCTATTGAATCCAATTCCAGAAAAAGCAGGAGATACTTTACAAGTAAAATTAAATGTTGTAGATGATACTAAAATAACCAAAATAGAATTTTTTAAATCTGGAGAAACAACACCTTTTTTTACTAAAATATATGATAAATCAACAATAAGAGATGAAATTTTATCTTCTCTTATGCCTTATGGTGAAACTTATTATGATGTTTTAATAAAAGTTACCGATTCAAGCGGTAATTCTTCTTATAGAAATTTAAATAAAAAATTTAGAACACCAGACAAATCAAGTCCTGAAATACTTAATGTTAATTTAACACAAAATTTAGATAAAGGGATAAATGATTATACTTTAACCTCTAATATAAATGATATAGGATCTGGGTTAAAACAAATAAGAGTTTTTGTAGATAATGCAACTTATAATATTCAAATTTCTGATACAAAGCCAACGGGAGTAGAAAATTATTATTACTATACAGAAAAGACAGGTTATAGTTATAGTGGATTATTGAATCTTGAATTAAATTCAGTTGGTTATGGTAAACATACTATAAAAATTGAAGCTTATGATAATACTGGAAAAAGAACTGTAAGTACAAGAGAATTTATGATTTCACCAACATCTGATACAGATCTGCCAGTAATAGAAGTTAATTATCCACCATATGTAGAACCTGGTGAAAATTATCAAATTACTATTTCCGCATCAGATGCAAGTTATATACAAAAAGTAAAATTAAATGAAATGAATTTTCCAATATCTCCATCTCAACCAATAGTAAATAAAACTATTACTTTAAAAGCTCCAACTGAACCAACAAAAAAAACATTTACAGCCTATGCTGAAGATTTATTTGGAAAAGAAAGTTCAACTAAATTTGATGTTTTTATAGCTGTAAATACACCACCAGTAATTAAAAGTTTTTCAATTGATACAGATAATCCAAGTCAAGATGCACCAGTTACAGCATCTTTTGATATAGTTGATGATATAGGGTTGAGTACAGTTAGACTTTATGTTGATAGTACAAAAATAGCTGAGTTTGGTCAAGAATCATTTCAAAATAATGGAAGAACTTTAACAAAAACAGCAACGTGGACAAAGGCATCAAAAGGAAAACACGTTATGAAACTTGAAGTTTATGATTTGCACAATAAAAAAAGTGAGTCAAGTATAAATATACAAACAAAAGATAATACAGCTCCAATAATAAGTGAAGTATATATTGAAACATTAGTTGGAGGAAATGATACTAAAAAAAGAGAAATTCACAGTCAACCAACATTTGGAGTAGCTTTTGGAGATAAAATTAGGTTTTATGCAAATGTTTCTGATGCCGAAAGTGATGTAAAGGAAGTTGAGTTTAAGGTTGATGGTCAAAATATTACTACTGTAAGAAGTACAATTAGACCAAATATATTTTATTCGGATGAGCTTTTTGATGCTGCTCCAACATTGGCATCTACTATTTTGAGTATTGATGTTTCTGCAACGAATACTGAAAATATCGGAACTACTATTACAGGGAATACATTAATTATTCAAGATAGCGTACAAGAAGTATATCAACCAAAGATAGATAGTTTAATAGTAAATCCTATATTAGCTAATTTGTATGATTCGGTAGAAAGTAGAGCAGAATTTGCTGATGATGGAAAATTAGATGAAGTAAAGCTTGAAATAAAAAAGATAAAATCAGATGGAAGTATAGTTTCAATAAGTGATGGAGTAAAACCATATACCTTAGATTATCCTCAAGGTAAAACGGCTACATTAAATGTTAAATGGACAGCAACTCCAGCAGGAACATATGTTGCCATTGCAACAGCAAAAAATTCTTTAGGAATAACGTCAACTAAAAATGCAACATTTACAGTTTCTGGTATTTCTTTAGATATAGTTAATCCTGCAGACGGAAAAGTTTTTAATTTAGATGATGAAAATACTCCTATAAATTATGAAGTTAAAACAATGATAGGGATACAAGGTACTGTAACGATAATCTTTGATTCTGATAAGGATGGAGATTTTTCTACAAATCCAGCAACTATGACACAAATTGCATTGTCTAATCCATCTTTAGAATTTTTAAGTGAATATAATACAACAGTCAATAAATATACAGGTCAACTATTAACAACTAACTCAGCAGTTTTCCCAGAACCTGGAAGATACAGGTTTAGAGTTGATGTTGAATCAACAGAAGACAAAACAATACACAGTTCTTCATATACTGATATTACACTTAGAGATATGAAATTACCTGTTTTGGAATATTTAAAGATAAAATCGGATGGGTTAACAGAAAACTTTCCAGATACACAAGAAGTTAGTTCAAATGGAGAAAAGTTCTATTCAGGGCTTGATTTTAGTGGAAATACAAATAATACAGATATAATTTTTAATTTAAGAGTGTCTGATGATGGAAGTATAAATAGTGTTGAACTTAAGTATGATAATGAAACAGTAGCTTTAAATAAAGTAGAATCTTTAGGAAGAGAAGATGAGTATCAAGGAGTTTTAGATAAAACAAAAGTAAAAAAAGGTAGCAAAGTAATAAATGTAACTATTATGGATTCTGCACAACCAAACTCAAATAAAGTTGATTACTCATTTAATATGGTTGGAATAGAACTCAACAAACCTACAATTGAAAGTTATGATATGGCATTGAGTGGTAACTCTACGTCATTAACTATTTCAAAAGATGATGGAGCTACACATGAAGTGCCTACGGGAGAAGGGTTCAATGTTACTTTTTCAAATACAAAACTTACAGATGATACTGCAGTTGGTAGATTTAAAATGATACTCGAAGATCAGTTTGGTAATCAAACTTTAATAAAACAATGGGATGCAGCTATTGATTATCCAGAAGTTACAGAACAAAATGCTAACACGGTTTTTGGTTCAGATTTAATAACCTCTTGGAATGTTCCAAGTGATCCAGGGAATTATACAATATTACTTGAAGTTGACGACAAGTGGTATGTGGAAACAGAAGGAACATCATTGAAATCATATACAGAAAAGTTGAATAGAAATGTTAATGACAGTAATAAAATACTTGAAAGAATACCAATAACAGTAATTGATTATACTCCTCCTGCAATAGAACTAGAAGTTGTTGGAGAAAATACACCTGATAATATAGAAATGATAAAAAATACATTTGCTGTATCTGCGAATATTCAAGATAAATATGATGAAATAAAAAGAGAAACTATAGTTGTGAAGCTGCAACTTGCAGATGGAACGGTAAAAACTTTTACTCCATCAACTAGTAAAGAAGGAGAAAAGTATATTACTGCAGCAATGACTTTAAATTCTTCTGATATAGATGGTCCAGGTAAACTTTGGATTGAATTTGATACATTAAAAACAAAGATGCATGTTGTATCAAAGAAAATACAAGTTATTGTAGATCAATTACCACCACAAATAAACGAAGTAACGGTTGAGCCAAGAGATTCTGGAAATCCATCATTGGGAACTATAATAGTTGCTCATGTTGGACCAGATACAGTAAAAGAATACGATATAAAAGAAGTAAAGATGGATCTATACAGTAATGGAAACTTGGTCAATAGTTTTACAGCTCAGCATGCAGGAGATGTATACTTTGCTGAAACAGGTGATTTAGCTTCTGGAGATTATACTGTTAAAGTTAAAGTAACTGATTATGCAGGAAATGTTGTCAACAGTACAGATAAAACAATAACTATTGAAAAAGAAGCACCAACATTGGGAAATAATTGGACTCATACAGGAAGGCAAGAAAATAAAATGGCCTATAAAGGAGCAGATATAAATAATTTTAGTTTTACTGCAAGTGATAATGATAAACTTTATCAAATAATAGCTGGTATTACAAAAAAAGGAGAAACTGATTATAAGTATTATTATCAAGTAAACCCTGATTCTAAAACAGCAAATATTCTTGAAAGTAATTTAAAGGAAAATGGAAGTTCTTATGATTTAAATTCTAATTTAACCGATGGAGATCATGTCAATATATTTATTACTCTTGTTGATAATAGTTCAAATGGAAAAACATATAAAGGTTATATCTATAAAGATGATACTGCGCCACAAGCACCAATTTTAACTAATCCAACAGCAGCTGAAATTATTTCAGAAAATAACGTTGGAGATGAAAAGATAGTAGTTGATGTAACTGATAATGTTGGAGTTAGAGAATGTCAAATAGTTAGTTTAAAAGATGCAGCAGATACAGTAAATATTGTTGAAAATGAACAGATGCAAGAAGGGACTGGCGCAACTGATTGGGTTTATACGCTTTCAAATTTACAAAGTGGATTAGAAGATATATTTAATTTAACTGTTCAAGCAACAGACCTTGCGGGTAATGCAGTAAATGGAGTTTTAAAATTAAAAATAGATACTAAAAGTCCAATTATAAATGACTTTAATATTGATGCAACGGTACCTAAATCGGATGATGTTTATTATGTAAATGCAGCAAATACTTCAAAGAATTTTAATTGGGATATAACAGAATCTAATTTAAATTCTGTGCAAATATTATCAGATGGAATTCCACATACTGTTCCTGCAAGCAATGTTGGAAATGAAGCAATATCTCAGTTAATTTCAGATATAAGATTATCTGAAGGAACTCATTCTATGAGAGTTAAAGCAATTGATAAATCCAGTCATGAATCTGATTCTAATACTGGAAAACTTACAATGGTTTATGATTTAACTGATCCATATCTTGCAGAAGTAAAGGCAATGAGGAGTTTAACTTCGACAGAAAGTACCGATATAATATCTGCAGATGAAGTTGGAAAAAGGATTTCACTTAGTGAAGATACAATAGCTTTAAAAATATTATTTACAGAAACAAACTTTAAATATTCAACCTCAAATGTTGTTATAAAATTTGGAGATGACGGTGCAACAGCGGATGCAACAAGCGATAAAATAAATTATTCTGAAGTATCAGATGGTGGATATAAGGCTATAGAAGTTTCGTCATTGGATTTGAGTGATGGAAATGATAAGCAATTAGATATAGAAATAACAGATTTAGCAGGAAATAAAGTTACAAAAACTTTGTATATAAAGAAATAA
- a CDS encoding sigma-70 family RNA polymerase sigma factor, translating into MKNEEKFINKLKNKDKIAYNELYEKYTKKISGVLSHYVRQSEMDDAVQEVFLKIFKGIHNFKGESKLSTWIYRISVNVGKNYLKKYKNEKIQSMDLENDEKNTYFYQPISKINVSERIISELNYELILKIINKLKPDEKTLIMLREIEKISYKDIAHIMNIPIGTVKSRIFYTRKKLKNLLEKEKY; encoded by the coding sequence ATGAAAAATGAAGAAAAATTCATCAATAAGTTGAAGAATAAAGATAAAATAGCATATAATGAATTATATGAAAAGTACACAAAAAAAATTTCTGGTGTACTTTCACATTATGTTAGGCAATCTGAAATGGATGATGCTGTTCAAGAAGTTTTTTTAAAAATTTTTAAAGGCATTCATAATTTCAAAGGTGAATCAAAGTTATCAACATGGATATATAGAATTTCTGTTAATGTTGGAAAAAATTATTTAAAAAAATATAAAAATGAAAAAATTCAATCTATGGATTTAGAAAATGATGAAAAAAACACTTATTTTTATCAACCAATATCTAAAATTAATGTTAGTGAAAGAATAATAAGTGAATTGAATTATGAATTGATTTTAAAAATAATTAATAAGTTAAAACCAGATGAAAAAACATTGATAATGTTGAGAGAAATAGAAAAAATTTCTTATAAAGATATAGCGCATATAATGAATATTCCTATTGGAACTGTAAAGAGTAGAATATTTTATACTAGAAAAAAATTAAAAAATTTATTAGAAAAAGAAAAGTATTGA
- a CDS encoding SoxR reducing system RseC family protein, translating to MREIMSVIEVKDKYVYLLTQRAGECDSCELHGACSITGGPDLKIRAKRNENLELKEGDTVVVELPKVSITKMSFVVYGLPLIVFLSFTILFYLLGFGDVKSFLFGLTSMAITYTGIAIYDRKKLKDSYFPEIIDKINTPTTFKVINPNV from the coding sequence ATGAGAGAAATAATGTCTGTTATCGAAGTAAAGGATAAATATGTTTATTTATTAACTCAAAGAGCAGGTGAATGTGATAGTTGTGAACTTCATGGTGCTTGTAGTATTACAGGAGGACCAGATCTTAAAATAAGAGCAAAAAGAAATGAAAATTTAGAATTAAAAGAAGGAGATACAGTTGTTGTGGAATTGCCTAAAGTTTCTATAACAAAAATGTCTTTTGTTGTTTATGGATTACCACTTATAGTATTTTTGTCATTTACCATACTCTTTTATCTTCTTGGATTTGGAGATGTAAAATCTTTTTTATTTGGTTTAACTTCTATGGCTATTACATATACTGGAATTGCAATATATGATAGAAAAAAATTAAAAGATTCTTATTTTCCAGAAATTATAGATAAAATAAATACACCAACTACTTTTAAAGTAATTAATCCGAACGTATAG
- a CDS encoding Glu/Leu/Phe/Val family dehydrogenase codes for MSLYENAVRQFTKASKIMNLEPDLIDVLSKPKRELTVNFPVRMDDGSIKVFTGHRVQHNIARGPAKGGIRYHQNVTLDEVKALAFWMTWKCAVADIPYGGGKGGVTVDPRELSNGELERLSRRFFSEIQIIVGENKDVPAPDVNTNGQIMAWFMDTYSMNKGATTLGIVTGKPLEVGGSLGRPEATGRGVRICIEEGVEYLRKEGKINKANGELKVAIHGFGNVGSYTAVLTAEELGMKVVAVSDVTGGLYKEEGFTVEELKDLVEKTTERKTGLAEINPGFKTITNDEIFTLDVDVLVPGAIENVITEKNANEVKATLIVEAANGPITPEADEILQKKGIFIVPDFLANSGGVTVSYFEWVQGLQSFFWSLEDVRDALNKKMRNAFHSVIDTMKKYDLDIDMRSAAYIVAIERVATATRLRGIYP; via the coding sequence ATGAGCTTATACGAAAATGCTGTAAGACAATTTACAAAAGCATCAAAAATTATGAACTTAGAACCAGATCTAATCGATGTACTTTCAAAACCAAAAAGAGAATTAACAGTTAACTTTCCAGTAAGGATGGATGATGGTTCAATAAAAGTTTTTACTGGTCACAGAGTACAACACAATATTGCAAGAGGACCTGCAAAAGGTGGAATTAGATATCATCAAAATGTAACTCTTGATGAAGTTAAGGCACTTGCATTTTGGATGACATGGAAATGTGCTGTTGCAGATATTCCATATGGTGGAGGAAAAGGTGGAGTAACTGTTGATCCAAGAGAACTTTCAAATGGTGAACTTGAAAGATTATCAAGAAGATTCTTTTCTGAAATACAAATAATAGTTGGTGAAAATAAAGACGTTCCAGCTCCAGATGTTAATACAAATGGTCAAATAATGGCTTGGTTTATGGATACATATTCAATGAACAAAGGTGCAACAACATTAGGAATCGTTACAGGTAAACCACTTGAAGTTGGTGGATCACTTGGTAGACCAGAAGCTACTGGTAGAGGAGTTAGAATCTGTATTGAAGAAGGTGTTGAATACTTAAGAAAAGAAGGTAAAATCAACAAAGCAAATGGTGAATTAAAGGTTGCTATTCATGGATTTGGTAACGTTGGTTCTTATACAGCAGTTTTGACAGCTGAAGAACTTGGAATGAAGGTTGTAGCTGTTTCAGACGTAACAGGTGGCCTTTATAAAGAAGAAGGATTTACAGTAGAAGAATTGAAAGATCTTGTTGAAAAAACAACAGAAAGAAAAACAGGTTTAGCAGAAATTAATCCTGGATTTAAAACAATAACTAATGATGAAATATTTACTTTAGATGTAGATGTTTTAGTTCCTGGAGCAATTGAAAATGTTATAACAGAAAAGAATGCAAATGAAGTTAAAGCAACATTAATTGTTGAAGCAGCAAATGGTCCTATAACTCCAGAAGCTGATGAAATTCTTCAAAAGAAAGGTATCTTTATTGTTCCAGATTTCTTAGCAAATTCTGGTGGAGTTACAGTTTCTTACTTTGAATGGGTACAAGGATTACAATCATTCTTCTGGTCACTCGAAGATGTAAGAGACGCATTAAACAAAAAAATGAGAAATGCATTCCACAGTGTAATTGATACAATGAAAAAATATGACTTAGATATCGATATGAGATCAGCAGCTTATATAGTTGCAATTGAAAGAGTAGCAACAGCTACAAGATTAAGAGGTATCTATCCATAA
- a CDS encoding alpha/beta fold hydrolase, giving the protein MKKYNKLMAFFIKSRHIFREIIVFVLFILSIFNGWIVIFYSFIIFSFIYIINILKRKLPLDVEYKGEKKTYTYKENLKLDIWYPENINEIHPVILFSHGGGWISGFRNQPNNVSWCKYLASNGFAVVSIDYRFGFKNSMKEILKDYTDSLEFLKTNANKLKLDKRNIVLMGLSAGGHLAMLYAAHNSYIKDKEKMAGIKGVVSYYTPADLNDLFEKNVKSLFSKFAVTTTLKGSPQKIKGEYIYYSPISWINCNMVPVLLVHGKEDDVVPFESMLKVVKKLKEKNIKHEVLVHKNGGHTFEFYMNDYHTVKIVKKTVAFIRACFKDEN; this is encoded by the coding sequence ATGAAAAAATATAATAAACTCATGGCATTTTTTATAAAATCAAGACATATATTTAGAGAAATAATAGTCTTTGTTTTATTTATTTTAAGTATTTTTAATGGATGGATAGTAATTTTTTATAGTTTTATAATATTTAGTTTTATATATATTATAAATATTCTAAAAAGAAAATTACCACTTGATGTTGAATATAAAGGAGAAAAAAAAACATATACTTATAAAGAAAACTTAAAATTAGATATATGGTATCCAGAAAATATTAATGAAATACATCCTGTAATTTTGTTTTCTCATGGTGGAGGATGGATTTCGGGATTTAGAAATCAACCCAATAATGTTTCTTGGTGTAAATATCTTGCATCAAATGGTTTTGCAGTTGTTTCAATAGATTATAGATTTGGTTTTAAAAACTCTATGAAAGAAATATTAAAAGATTATACGGACTCTTTAGAATTTTTAAAAACTAATGCTAATAAACTTAAATTAGATAAAAGAAATATAGTTTTAATGGGTCTTTCTGCAGGAGGACATCTTGCTATGCTATATGCTGCACATAATTCTTATATAAAAGATAAAGAAAAAATGGCAGGTATTAAAGGTGTTGTTTCTTATTATACTCCAGCAGATTTAAATGATTTATTTGAAAAAAATGTTAAATCTTTATTTTCAAAATTTGCAGTAACGACTACATTAAAAGGTTCTCCTCAAAAGATAAAAGGAGAATATATATATTATTCACCAATATCATGGATAAATTGTAATATGGTACCTGTTTTGCTTGTACATGGAAAAGAAGATGATGTAGTTCCATTTGAAAGTATGTTGAAAGTTGTAAAAAAATTAAAAGAAAAAAATATAAAACATGAAGTTTTAGTACATAAAAATGGGGGTCATACATTTGAATTTTATATGAATGACTATCATACAGTTAAAATAGTAAAAAAAACTGTAGCATTTATAAGGGCGTGTTTTAAAGATGAAAATTGA
- a CDS encoding alpha/beta hydrolase, whose protein sequence is MKIDFNYEKQKIKYISGYIFKGRHYRCDYIRFPTLYRNPAIGTETVEIYNYKPKEKSSASVLILHGLGSANIKFLLWMGSHLASVDINATILILPGNYTRVDNKSVSGRNYLWPQMNVMKQFWENSVVDVMSTIDFLEQENLWKKDNNCVLGYCLGGMVSTITSAFDKRIKDLILMTVGGHLPSIMYDSPATKFIRRLIKKGFKSDYNLSEPEKMFDIYEKQFQIVKYMTANEIITSNEIHPLFKIDPLSYAHLLDANRVTFIEAIFDRTLSRKSRKKLLKEFKKSNHYLIPIGHVSWLPFQYMLAQYIMNKLNIKDLKLKARLLEKQKIDEEF, encoded by the coding sequence ATGAAAATTGATTTTAATTATGAAAAACAAAAAATAAAATATATATCTGGATATATATTTAAAGGAAGACATTATAGATGTGATTATATAAGATTTCCAACATTGTATAGAAATCCTGCAATTGGTACGGAAACAGTAGAAATTTATAATTATAAACCAAAAGAAAAAAGTTCAGCATCTGTTTTAATACTTCATGGGCTTGGAAGTGCCAATATAAAATTTTTATTATGGATGGGAAGTCATTTGGCTTCTGTAGATATAAATGCTACAATATTAATACTCCCTGGAAATTATACAAGAGTAGATAATAAATCTGTTAGTGGGAGAAATTATCTTTGGCCACAAATGAATGTTATGAAGCAATTTTGGGAAAACTCAGTGGTTGATGTTATGTCTACCATAGATTTTCTTGAACAAGAAAATCTATGGAAAAAGGATAATAATTGTGTATTGGGTTATTGCCTTGGAGGTATGGTTTCTACAATAACTTCAGCATTTGATAAAAGAATAAAAGATTTAATTTTAATGACTGTAGGTGGACACTTACCAAGTATAATGTATGATTCACCAGCTACTAAATTTATAAGAAGATTAATAAAAAAGGGGTTTAAATCAGATTATAATTTGAGTGAACCGGAAAAAATGTTTGATATATACGAAAAACAATTTCAAATAGTAAAATATATGACAGCTAATGAAATAATAACTTCAAACGAGATACATCCACTATTTAAGATAGATCCATTATCTTATGCACATTTATTAGATGCAAATAGAGTTACTTTTATAGAAGCAATATTTGATAGAACATTATCAAGGAAAAGTAGAAAAAAATTATTAAAAGAATTTAAAAAGAGTAATCATTATTTAATTCCAATTGGACATGTTTCGTGGCTTCCATTTCAATATATGTTAGCTCAATACATAATGAATAAATTAAATATAAAAGATTTAAAATTAAAAGCAAGACTTCTTGAAAAACAAAAAATAGACGAAGAATTTTAA
- a CDS encoding STAS domain-containing protein, with product MDFNFNEVNGRVQVKIIGDMDVMGATMNKNLFFEKLKQYEGKEFDIDMSKVNYIDSTGIGFLISVYREAKKLKSTLIFSNFNENVFKVLKMTNLDKALPIKY from the coding sequence ATGGATTTTAACTTTAATGAAGTTAATGGAAGAGTTCAAGTGAAAATTATTGGAGATATGGATGTAATGGGCGCTACAATGAATAAAAATCTTTTTTTTGAAAAATTAAAGCAATATGAAGGAAAAGAATTTGATATTGATATGTCTAAAGTAAATTACATAGATAGTACTGGTATAGGCTTTTTAATTTCTGTTTATAGAGAAGCTAAAAAACTTAAATCTACATTAATATTTTCTAATTTTAATGAAAATGTATTTAAAGTTTTGAAAATGACTAATTTAGATAAAGCATTACCAATAAAATATTGA